The following are from one region of the Bradyrhizobium septentrionale genome:
- a CDS encoding ABC transporter ATP-binding protein yields the protein MARIDLVDLAQSYSGNDAPPESFALKPVTMTWRQGGAYALLGPSGCGKTTLLNLISGIVTPSRGKILFDGQDITPLSTQKRNIAQVFQFPVIYDTMTVGENLAFPLKNRGVAKAEVDARVKQIADLLDLTPYLNRKATRLTADAKQKISLGRGLVRSDVAAVLFDEPLTVIDPELKWQLRSKLKALHRELDLTMIYVTHDQTEALTFADTVVVMHDGRVVQSGTPAELFDKPAHTFVGYFIGSPGMNIVPAEVSGHEARVDGHVIGLHRNYGVLPKAAKVEIGVRPEFVDVAAPAPGLLSATIERIDDLGRIQFARVRVGNTKFAARVPPGFSVSGDTAGLIFNPAHVHVYADSHLVEGVA from the coding sequence ATGGCCCGCATTGACCTCGTCGATCTCGCACAATCCTACAGCGGCAATGACGCGCCGCCGGAATCCTTCGCCCTGAAGCCCGTGACCATGACCTGGCGGCAGGGCGGCGCCTATGCGCTGCTCGGGCCGTCCGGCTGCGGCAAGACCACGCTGCTCAACCTGATCTCCGGCATCGTGACCCCGTCGCGCGGCAAGATCCTGTTCGACGGCCAGGACATCACGCCGCTGTCGACGCAGAAGCGCAACATCGCGCAGGTGTTCCAGTTCCCGGTGATCTACGACACCATGACGGTCGGCGAGAACCTGGCCTTCCCGCTGAAGAACCGCGGCGTCGCCAAGGCCGAGGTCGATGCGCGGGTCAAACAGATCGCCGATCTGCTCGATCTCACGCCGTATTTGAACCGCAAGGCGACCCGGCTCACCGCCGACGCCAAGCAGAAGATCTCGCTCGGCCGCGGCCTGGTGCGCTCCGACGTCGCCGCCGTGCTGTTCGACGAGCCGCTGACGGTGATCGATCCCGAACTGAAGTGGCAATTGCGCTCGAAGCTGAAGGCGCTGCATCGGGAGCTCGACCTCACGATGATCTATGTCACCCACGACCAGACCGAGGCGCTGACTTTTGCCGACACCGTCGTCGTGATGCATGACGGCCGCGTGGTGCAGAGCGGCACGCCGGCCGAATTGTTCGACAAGCCGGCGCATACCTTCGTCGGCTATTTCATCGGCTCACCCGGCATGAATATCGTGCCCGCCGAGGTCAGTGGCCACGAGGCGCGGGTCGACGGCCATGTCATCGGCCTGCATCGAAACTATGGTGTGCTGCCTAAGGCCGCGAAGGTCGAGATCGGCGTGCGGCCCGAATTCGTCGATGTCGCGGCGCCGGCACCCGGCCTGCTGTCGGCCACGATCGAGCGGATCGACGATCTCGGCCGCATCCAGTTCGCCCGCGTTCGCGTCGGCAACACCAAATTCGCCGCGCGCGTGCCGCCGGGCTTCTCGGTCTCCGGAGATACCGCAGGGCTGATCTTCAATCCGGCGCACGTCCACGTCTATGCCGACAGCCATTTGGTGGAAGGGGTCGCCTGA
- a CDS encoding ABC transporter ATP-binding protein, translating into MSVTLQNVTRTVDGIATIRDVSLTLERGTLSVLLGPTLSGKTSIMRLLAGLDKPTTGRVLVDGKDVTGADVRQRSVAMVYQQFINYPSLTVYENIASPLRVQGKPRAEIEKRVAEAAGLLRLEPFLKRTPLQLSGGQQQRTAIARALVKGADLVLLDEPLANLDYKLREELRAELPRIFEASGAIFVYATTEPSEALLLGGDTVCMWEGEVLQIGATPKVYRHPDTLRVAQVFSDPPLNIIGIEKKGAQVIYAGGEQAPAAGLYATLPDGVYKIGFRAHQLEVGSSAAGRHKFSATVTVTEITGSESFVHVHVHDSNWVAVLHGVHEYEPGQVLEAALDPENIFVFDAADRLVASPATAFASELYGDSLAARASASKSN; encoded by the coding sequence ATGAGCGTCACACTGCAGAACGTCACGCGGACCGTGGATGGCATTGCGACCATCCGCGACGTCTCGCTGACGCTGGAGCGTGGTACGCTCAGCGTGCTGCTCGGGCCGACGCTGTCGGGCAAGACCTCGATCATGCGGCTGCTCGCCGGCCTCGACAAGCCGACCACCGGCCGCGTGCTGGTCGACGGCAAGGACGTCACCGGCGCCGACGTGCGCCAGCGCTCGGTCGCGATGGTCTATCAGCAGTTCATCAATTATCCCTCGCTCACGGTTTACGAGAACATCGCCTCGCCGTTGCGGGTGCAGGGCAAGCCGCGCGCCGAGATCGAGAAGCGCGTGGCGGAAGCCGCCGGCCTGCTGCGGCTCGAGCCGTTCCTGAAGCGCACGCCGCTGCAGCTCTCCGGCGGCCAGCAGCAACGCACCGCGATTGCGCGCGCGCTGGTCAAGGGCGCCGACCTCGTGCTGCTCGACGAGCCCTTGGCCAATCTCGATTACAAGCTGCGCGAGGAGCTGCGCGCCGAACTGCCGCGCATCTTCGAGGCCTCCGGCGCGATCTTCGTCTACGCCACCACCGAGCCGTCGGAAGCGCTGCTGCTCGGCGGCGACACCGTGTGCATGTGGGAAGGAGAGGTGCTGCAAATCGGCGCGACGCCGAAGGTCTACCGCCATCCCGACACGCTGCGCGTCGCCCAGGTGTTCTCCGATCCGCCGCTCAACATCATCGGCATCGAGAAGAAGGGCGCCCAGGTGATCTATGCCGGCGGCGAGCAGGCGCCCGCGGCAGGCCTCTACGCCACGCTGCCTGACGGCGTCTACAAGATCGGCTTCCGTGCACACCAGCTCGAGGTCGGCAGCTCCGCAGCCGGCCGCCACAAATTCTCCGCCACCGTGACGGTGACCGAGATCACCGGCTCGGAGAGTTTTGTGCACGTCCATGTCCACGATTCGAACTGGGTCGCGGTGCTGCACGGCGTCCATGAATATGAACCCGGGCAAGTGCTTGAAGCCGCGCTCGATCCCGAAAACATCTTTGTGTTCGACGCCGCTGACCGCCTGGTCGCGTCGCCCGCGACTGCGTTTGCAAGCGAATTGTATGGCGATTCGCTTGCGGCACGCGCGTCGGCCAGCAAGAGCAATTGA